The following proteins come from a genomic window of Paenibacillus sp. CAA11:
- a CDS encoding Lrp/AsnC family transcriptional regulator, translating to MKIDSTDKKIIDILRENSRLSMSEIGRRINLSSPSVTERVRRLESFEIIKKYTLEVDYEKLGLPIQCIVEATVKNGDYNSFKKYIEGLSNVEFCYRIAGNACYMLKMQFDTFAKAEQFIEDVNPYAHTVTHFIFSQIETNLKMNSD from the coding sequence ATGAAAATTGATTCTACGGACAAGAAAATCATTGATATCCTAAGAGAAAATAGCAGATTGTCGATGAGTGAAATCGGGAGAAGAATCAATTTATCTTCCCCATCCGTAACAGAGCGCGTAAGGAGATTGGAATCGTTTGAAATTATAAAGAAGTATACACTTGAGGTGGATTACGAGAAATTAGGCCTACCCATTCAGTGCATTGTCGAAGCGACTGTCAAAAACGGGGACTATAACTCTTTTAAGAAATATATCGAGGGGTTATCCAATGTGGAATTTTGCTATCGAATCGCGGGAAACGCCTGTTATATGCTTAAAATGCAGTTCGATACTTTTGCAAAAGCAGAACAGTTTATTGAAGATGTAAATCCTTATGCTCATACAGTAACGCATTTTATCTTTTCTCAGATCGAGACTAATTTAAAAATGAATTCAGACTGA
- a CDS encoding carboxymuconolactone decarboxylase family protein, producing MARIRESNYGMTPFQKLLGHNKEVMNAWNQLGDALEKDGRLSAQLKEQVRRTLAQNNGCEYCKAKGKPEPHLFDEKISLAVGFAEIFIKQKGDLSDGIFNVLKESLTDEEISELCAFITFTTASQYFGALMQLEAQEK from the coding sequence ATGGCAAGAATCAGAGAATCAAACTATGGAATGACCCCTTTTCAAAAACTGTTAGGACATAATAAGGAGGTCATGAATGCATGGAATCAGCTAGGCGATGCGTTAGAGAAGGACGGAAGACTCTCAGCCCAGTTAAAGGAACAAGTACGGAGAACTTTAGCGCAAAATAACGGCTGTGAGTATTGCAAAGCAAAAGGCAAGCCAGAACCTCATCTATTCGATGAAAAAATATCGCTCGCGGTAGGATTCGCAGAGATATTTATTAAACAAAAAGGAGATCTCTCAGATGGGATCTTCAATGTCTTAAAAGAGTCCCTAACTGATGAGGAAATTAGTGAACTTTGTGCCTTTATTACATTCACAACGGCTTCCCAGTATTTTGGAGCTTTGATGCAGCTGGAAGCCCAGGAGAAATGA